The region ATATCATCTGTATTGAGATCCGGCATCTTTATCTGGGCTATCTCCCTAACCTGAGATTTCGTAACCTTACCGACCTTAACCCTGTTTGGCTCCCCGGATCCCTTCTCGATTCCAGCAGCTTTCTTAAGCAACACCGATGCTGGAGGAGTCTTACAGATAAAAGTAAAGCTCCTATCAGTATAGATCGTGACAACCACAGGAATTATCATTCCCGGTTGATTAGCCGTAGCTGCATTAAAAGCCTTACAAAACTCCATAATATTAACGCCATACTGCCCCAGCGCGGGACCAACGGGGGGAGCAGGCGTCGCTTTACCAGCGGGTATAAGAAGCTTCAACTCCGTCATAACCTTCTTCGCCAAGGTCTTCCACCCCCTACATCTTTTCTAACTGCATGAAGTCGAGTTCCACTGGCGTTTCCCTGCCAAAAACGTTTAAAAGTACCTTTACTTTGCCCCTCTCCGAGCTTATTTCCTTAACCACCCCTACAAATCCCTCAAAAGGACCATCTGTAATTCTCACGGTTTCCCCTATCTCAAGGTCTATCTTTATCTGTCTCTTTTCTTCCAGACCTATTTGCTGCAATATAGATTT is a window of Synergistota bacterium DNA encoding:
- the rplK gene encoding 50S ribosomal protein L11 — encoded protein: MAKKVMTELKLLIPAGKATPAPPVGPALGQYGVNIMEFCKAFNAATANQPGMIIPVVVTIYTDRSFTFICKTPPASVLLKKAAGIEKGSGEPNRVKVGKVTKSQVREIAQIKMPDLNTDDIEAAMKIIEGTARSMGIEVVEG